Within Corynebacterium jeddahense, the genomic segment CGATCCCCTCGGCGCTTGCGACGTCGACCGTCTCGCCCGCCAGCTTCGCGACGATGCGCCCGTCCACCACGCCGACCTGGCCGTCCGCCGGCTCATTGAGCGTGAAACCGACGATGTCGTCGCGCCCCGTCGCCGCGGCGAGGCGGCGTACCTCCGCGTCGTCGACGCCGGCGACGGCAACCGGGGCCTGGAGCACCTTGGCCTTGGCTGCCGCGTAGGCGGCGAAGCTGCCGTGCCAGTCGATGTGGTCGTCTGCGAGGTTGAGCAGCACGCCCGCGTCCGGGACGAGCTGGGAGGACCAGTGGAGTTGGAAGCTCGACAGCTCGGCGACGAGGACGTCCACGCGCTCGTCGAGAAGCATGACCTCGCTCACGGCGACCCCGATGTTGCCGCACGCGCTCGCGCGCCGGCCGGTGTCGCGGGCGGCCTCGGCCATCATCGCGGCGAGCATGCCCGTCGTCGTGGTCTTGCCGTTGGTGCCGGTGACCACGAGCCACGTGCGCGGCGGGCCGAACACGCCCGCGCGGTCGAGCCGGTAGCAGAGCTCGACGTCGCCGATGACCTCGACGCCGGCGGACGCAGCGTCGACAAGCAGGGGCGTATCCGGGCGCCACCCGGGGGACGTGACCACGAGCTCGGTCTCGCCGAAGCGGGCGCGCGCCTCGTCGCTCGTGCAGGTGGCGAAGCCGAGCTCGGTGGCCCGGACGCGGCCCGCGGGGGTGTCGTCGACAACGGTGAAGTCGGCGCCCGCACGCGCGAGCAGCTGCGCGGCGCCGAGGCCGGACACGCCGGCGCCGGCGACGAGGACGGGGCCGTCAAGCATTACAGCCCCACCCCGTTCTGGGAGAGCCACTCGCCGTAGAACACGGCGAGGCCGAGCATGACGGACATCGCGGCGATGATCCAGAACCGCACCACCACCGCGGTCTCCGGCCAGCCGCCGTTTTCAAAGTGGTGGTGGAACGGCGCCATGCGGAACACACGCTTGCCCGTGGTCTTGAACGAGGCGACCTGGATGACCACCGAGGCAGCCTCGAGGACGAACAGCGAGCCGATGATGATCATGAGCAGCTCGGTGCGCGAGCCGACGGAAAGGCCCGCGACGAGTCCGCCGAGGGCGAGCGAGCCGGTGTCGCCCATGAAGATCTTCGCGGGCGCCGCGTTCCACCACAGGAAGCCGACGCAGGCGCCGAAACCGGATGCGGCGAGGATGGCGAGGTCGAGCGGGTCGCGCACCGTGTAGCACCCAGCCGTGGCCACCGCGTCGCAGGAGTTGCGGAACTGCCAGAACGTGATGCCGGTGTAGGCGGCCATGACGAGCGCCGTCGTGCCCGCGGCTAGGCCGTCGAGGCCGTCGGTGAGGTTCACCGCGTTGGACCACGCCGCGAGCAGGATGTAGATGAACGCGAGGAAGGCGATGGTGCCGATGACGCCGCCGCCCAGGTTGAGGTGGATGGTGTCGATGTCGCGCACGAAGGAGAGGAACGGCGAGCCCGGGGTGAGCCCGTTCTCGTCCGGGAAGCGCAGGATGAGCAGGCCGAAGCCGATGGCGATGACGAACTGGGCGACGAGCTTGGCGGTCTTGTTCAGCCCGAGGTTGCGGTGCATGAACAGCTTGATGCCATCGTCCGCGAAGCCGACGAGGCCGAGGGCGAGGGTGAGCCCAAGCACGATGAGGCCGGACGCGGTGAACGCGGTGTGGCCCGTGGCCAGCGCGCACAGGCTGCCGCCGAGATAGCCGAGCGTGATGCCGAGCAGGATAGCCATGCCGCCCATGGTCGGGGTGCCGCGCTTGCGGGCGTGGGACGCCGGGCCGTCCTCCCGGATCTCCTGCCCCATCGCGCGCCGGTTGAAGTACCGGATGAACTGCGGCGTGACAAAGATCGAGACCAGGAAACTGATGATCCCGGCGCAGATGACTTGAACCATGGAGTGCTCTACCTTGCTTGTCGTTTCGTCGCGAGTCTTACCTAAGCGTATGCCCTTGCAGCAGCGACTCGGCCACCGCCCACAGCCGCGCGGCGTTCGACGCCTTCACCAAGACCACATCGCGGTCCTCTCGGGTGCGCCAGTCCTCGGCCCCCGCCGGCGCTGCGGCCAGCAGCTCACGCACCGCGTCGGCGGCCTCGGCGGTGTCGTCGACGACGGTCGTCTGGATGCCGTGCTCGCGGGCGCGCTCCCCCAGGGCGTCGAGCGCGTTGGTGCGCCCGACGACGACAAGGTGCGTCACCCGGTAGCGTGCCAGCTCGTCGGCGAGGGCCGCGTGCTCCTCGACGGCGCCCGCGCCGAGCTCGCTCATCTCGCCGAGGACAGCGACGGAGCGCACGCCGGGCCGCGCCGCCGCGGTGTAGCCGAGGGCGGCGATCGCGGCGCGCATCGACTCCGGGTTGGCGTTGTAGGCGTCGTTGATCACGGTCACGCCGTCGGCACGCGTGTTGACGTCCATGCGGTTGACCGACACGGAGTGCGCGCTCGACAGCGCCGCCGCCACCGTCGCGGCGTCCATGCCCAGCTCCACGCCCACCGCCGCGGCGGCGAGCGCGTTGCCCACCTGGTGCGCGCCGAAGACGTTGAGCTCCACGTGCTGCGGCTCGCCGGCCGGGGTGTGCATGGTGAACGAGGCGCGCGCCACCGCGTCGAGCTCGACGTCCGTGGCGTAGTAGTCCGCCTCGCGCGAGCCGGACGCGGAGAACGTGACCACACGCGCCTGCGTGCGCGGCGCCATCGCGGAGACGAGGTCGTCGTCGGCGTTGAGCACCGCGACGCCGCT encodes:
- a CDS encoding UDP-N-acetylmuramoyl-tripeptide--D-alanyl-D-alanine ligase yields the protein MIPMTLARIAEITGGRLSPEADPDAMVTGYVEFDSRKIGPGGLFVAFPGARVDGHDFVDKAAEAGATASLTTREVGRPAVIVEKRPPHEGDNSDLAANDPDGSAAGVVDGMSKLAAAVARELAADHGLQIVGVTGSAGKTSTKDLIAAVLSRAGETVAPPGSFNNEIGHPYTVLRCTEETDYLVAEMSARGIGHIAHLATIAPPSIGVVLNVGSAHIGEFGSRENIAVAKGELVEALPASGVAVLNADDDLVSAMAPRTQARVVTFSASGSREADYYATDVELDAVARASFTMHTPAGEPQHVELNVFGAHQVGNALAAAAVGVELGMDAATVAAALSSAHSVSVNRMDVNTRADGVTVINDAYNANPESMRAAIAALGYTAAARPGVRSVAVLGEMSELGAGAVEEHAALADELARYRVTHLVVVGRTNALDALGERAREHGIQTTVVDDTAEAADAVRELLAAAPAGAEDWRTREDRDVVLVKASNAARLWAVAESLLQGHTLR
- the mraY gene encoding phospho-N-acetylmuramoyl-pentapeptide-transferase, yielding MVQVICAGIISFLVSIFVTPQFIRYFNRRAMGQEIREDGPASHARKRGTPTMGGMAILLGITLGYLGGSLCALATGHTAFTASGLIVLGLTLALGLVGFADDGIKLFMHRNLGLNKTAKLVAQFVIAIGFGLLILRFPDENGLTPGSPFLSFVRDIDTIHLNLGGGVIGTIAFLAFIYILLAAWSNAVNLTDGLDGLAAGTTALVMAAYTGITFWQFRNSCDAVATAGCYTVRDPLDLAILAASGFGACVGFLWWNAAPAKIFMGDTGSLALGGLVAGLSVGSRTELLMIIIGSLFVLEAASVVIQVASFKTTGKRVFRMAPFHHHFENGGWPETAVVVRFWIIAAMSVMLGLAVFYGEWLSQNGVGL
- the murD gene encoding UDP-N-acetylmuramoyl-L-alanine--D-glutamate ligase is translated as MLDGPVLVAGAGVSGLGAAQLLARAGADFTVVDDTPAGRVRATELGFATCTSDEARARFGETELVVTSPGWRPDTPLLVDAASAGVEVIGDVELCYRLDRAGVFGPPRTWLVVTGTNGKTTTTGMLAAMMAEAARDTGRRASACGNIGVAVSEVMLLDERVDVLVAELSSFQLHWSSQLVPDAGVLLNLADDHIDWHGSFAAYAAAKAKVLQAPVAVAGVDDAEVRRLAAATGRDDIVGFTLNEPADGQVGVVDGRIVAKLAGETVDVASAEGIEPSGAAGVLDALAASAVALTQGATPVHIQRALASYRVRGHRGAVVHSGGGVEWVDNSKATNPHAADSALTGAGTVVWVAGGQLKGASVDAVVQAHAEQFRAVALLGADRELIRESVRRAAPDLPVFVTDSTDPEEAMDAVVAWAATQAQPGDTVLLAPAAASLDMFSGMSARGDAFAAAAMRHWCPDNK